The sequence TTATGCGCTAACGAGAATCGTACCGCGAGTGATGTCGCCTGCATTTGCGCCGCGGAGAAGGAAAGATGCGCTGTCGCCTGCTTTCGCTTCTTGGCAGTGGGAACAGGATGAAGTACTGATGTCCATGACATAGAATGCTTCTTTTTTCTCAAGGCGTCTTACTCGGTCGCCTTGCTTGATGACACCTTGGTCTATGACGCCTGCGACGATGAGGCCTTTCCCTGTAATTGCGAACGCATCTGCGACGGTCATGCGGAAGGGCTTGTCTTCTACACTCTGTATGCTTGATGCGCATTCATCACAGGCGTCCAAGAGGGCCATAATCTTGTCTTGGCTTGCTTTATCCCCCTGCCTTGCCTTTATTGATGAGCCTCGGATGATGGCTATTTTGTCTTCGTCATATCCGTATCTAAAGAGGGCTTCTCGAATTTCCTCTTCCATCAAGTCGAGTGTCTCAGGCGATGAGGCGTATTCGCACCTGTCCATGAATACAACCAATTTTGATTCACTGGCGCTGGTGAGCAAAATCCTTTCTCTTATTTGATTTAGCGATGTTAAAGTTACGTCGACGGTGAGAATGCTAATGTCGGTTGCGACATCTCCCGTTATCATATTTACGACGTAATCTGGGTCATTGTCTGTTTTTCTCTTGTTGATGAGAGTGTAGTAGTATTTTTTGCTGTTGAATTCGATCTGGTATTCTGGTTCTTTGTCTTCAACGGGATATCCGCGTGCAATAAGGGTTGTAGAAATAGCGTTTGTAAGGCTTGTTTTTTCTAATTGCCCGTCCTTAATGCTGATTGTGTAATGGGGCTTAGTCTTGTCCACCATTTT comes from Fibrobacter sp. and encodes:
- a CDS encoding GTP-binding protein, with product MVDKTKPHYTISIKDGQLEKTSLTNAISTTLIARGYPVEDKEPEYQIEFNSKKYYYTLINKRKTDNDPDYVVNMITGDVATDISILTVDVTLTSLNQIRERILLTSASESKLVVFMDRCEYASSPETLDLMEEEIREALFRYGYDEDKIAIIRGSSIKARQGDKASQDKIMALLDACDECASSIQSVEDKPFRMTVADAFAITGKGLIVAGVIDQGVIKQGDRVRRLEKKEAFYVMDISTSSCSHCQEAKAGDSASFLLRGANAGDITRGTILVSA